From Coffea arabica cultivar ET-39 chromosome 9c, Coffea Arabica ET-39 HiFi, whole genome shotgun sequence, one genomic window encodes:
- the LOC113709145 gene encoding uncharacterized protein ycf23-like: MSCCSCSPVSTTPKTHFKPGKNPFLVGDSLFPRSIISLSTSRRRTSAAKISIKAVLSPSKEAVLRDFHERNALKIISGLQNFNRENVASVVTAAEKGGATHVDIACDPDLVKLATSLTSIPVCVSSVDPAAFPIAVEAGASMVEIGNYDSFYEMGLTFSPEQILDLAKETRRILPSVPLSVTVPHSLSLPDQVKLAEQLENEGVDIIQTEGGKCSSPSKAGILGLIEKATPTLAAAYSISHAVKIPVMCSSGLSAVTAPMAITAGAAGVGVGSAVNKLNDVVAMIAEVKSIAESLSNLSKKKLALDGRTLRL, from the exons ATGAGTTGCTGCAGTTGTTCACCCGTTTCAACCACACCCAAAACCCATTTTAAACCCGGGAAAAACCCATTTCTTGTTGGTGATTCTCTTTTCCCCAGAAGCATTATTTCGTTATCTACATCTAGAAGAAGAACTTCAGCTGCCAAAATATCGATAAAGGCTGTGCTTTCACCGTCCAAAGAGGCAGTTTTGAGAGACTTTCATGAAAGAAACGCTTTAAAG ATAATTTCAGGCTTACAGAATTTCAACAGAGAAAATGTTGCTTCTGTTGTTACTGCAGCAGAGAAG GGTGGAGCAACTCATGTAGATATAGCTTGTGACCCAGACTTGGTGAAGCTTGCAACTAGCTTGACTTCCATCCCG GTTTGTGTTTCTTCCGTGGATCCTGCAGCATTTCCCATTGCTGTTGAAGCAGGAGCTTCAATG GTGGAGATTGGTAACTATGACTCCTTCTATGAAATGGGCTTGACTTTCTCACCAGAGCAG ATTTTAGATCTGGCAAAGGAGACTAGAAGGATTCTTCCATCAGTGCCATTGTCAGTCACTGTACCTCACTCACTGAGCCTTCCTGATCAG GTCAAGCTAGCTGAGCAGTTGGAGAATGAAGGTGTGGACATCATACAAACTGAAGGAGGAAAATGTTCTAGTCCTTCCAAGGCTGGAATACTTGGTCTAATAGAAAAG GCAACCCCTACATTAGCAGCAGCATATTCTATTTCACATGCAGTAAAGATACCTGTTATGTGTTCATCAGGACTTAGTGCTGTCACTGCCCCCATGGCAATCACAGCTGGAGCTGCTGGCGTG GGGGTAGGCTCAGCAGTTAACAAGCTAAATGATGTGGTAGCTATGATTGCAGAGGTCAAAAGTATTGCTGAATCTCTGAGTAATCTGAGCAAGAAAAAACTTGCGTTGGACGGGAGAACTCTAAGACTGTAA
- the LOC113708371 gene encoding cation/H(+) antiporter 15-like: protein MLFRFQCVWVCFWRDLREVLRDKSTSMKGTTKQLQLSSPWQRRSRQGRGRSGGTVGGGGGIEHHLRSFRTKIKMPNKNFLNNPQTYSLDGIISSKEGQSQSCYLTKATIDRGVWTDINPLNQKLPMFVMQLVIVTSVTRLLLVIAKPLRQPPFVAEFLAGLLIGPSVTSHISGLQKFISDTIFATPRLMMMETVASLGLNYHVFFLGLEMDITAVTRVGRKALSIGISGSLFSFIVGAAFYIFGVPQYLQNYKMGFLYWGVVLSVTGIQPVGDLLVKHKLLQSEFGRVAMSSALVNGVISWLLLLISSAITCSKQLFFVSLLMAVLLAVFFCFVVRPAILWVIKETQEGEEFSESTVCVILTTVLFCGLLTDVCGLSSFYGAFMFGLIIPKDVLGDRFLTVLQGFVSDLLLPLFYCSVGMRTHVDSSTIHDKNDWTLMLQVTFLSFLPKLITTLAVSYFYKIPFREGIALGVLMNAKGILAPMALNWGYDHLALNRQGYTMMILPIALMTVVASPILGYLYKPTKHFLPSKHRTLQKLRPDAELRLLACIHELQTVPGIITLLEVSNATKRSPIFLFAVQLIRLAKHTTALLIEHGPGGFGSQSSRSFDGQTDQVIAAFEKLEEANNMFSVQPLTAMSDYGSMHEDVCSIAEDKRVTLILLPFHKRQTIHNQMEDVNPAYKDMNDNILANAPCSVGILVDRGIGISFRKEDDNDDGTIRVCMIYIGGDDDREALTYAWRMAGHPRATLTVIQFSASESAASNIEPHDFAQDGGKVASATVDIATEKQLDADFISDFRQKSVEKEKVTYLEKESNNGAETVSIIKSLAESYDLFVVGRGLGMSSPLKSGLDDWSDFPELGSIGDLLISSDFPSTTSVLVVQQHVEKNPKKGRQSSSITSRGHKR, encoded by the exons ATGCTATTCAGATTTCAGTGCGTGTGGGTGTGCTTTTGGAGGGACCTCAGGGAAGTTTTGAGGGATAAGAGCACCAGCATGAAGGGGACGACT AAGCAGCTTCAGTTGTCTTCACCGTGGCAGAGGCGGAGCCGGCAAGGCCGAGGAAGAAGTGGTGGTACTGTTGGTGGTGGTGGCGGCATTGAACATCATCTACGCAGCTtcagaacaaaaatcaaaatgccTAACAAGAATTTCTTGAACAATCCACAAACTTATTCTCTGGATGGTATTATTAGTTCAAAAGAAGGGCAGAGTCAAAGCTGTTACCTGACCAAAGCAACCATAGACCGTGGTGTATGGACAGATATCAATCCCTTGAACCAAAAGCTACCTATGTTTGTTATGCAACTCGTTATTGTCACATCCGTCACCCGCCTCCTCCTCGTGATTGCAAAACCTCTCCGTCAGCCTCCTTTCGTGGCTGAGTTTTTG GCTGGTTTATTGATCGGGCCATCTGTAACTTCTCATATTAGTGGtttgcaaaaattcatttcGGATACTATATTTGCTACCCCTCGGCTGATGATGATGGAGACAGTTGCAAGTTTAGGCCTCAATTACCACGTCTTCTTTCTTGGATTAGAGATGGACATAACTGCAGTAACCAGAGTTGGACGCAAAGCTCTCAGCATTGGCATATCAGGATCTCTCTTCTCCTTCATTGTTGGTGCTGCATTCTATATTTTTGGCGTCCCACAATACCTTCAGAACTATAAAATGGGATTCCTTTATTGGGGTGTTGTTCTCTCGGTCACAGGCATACAACCTGTTGGTGATTTACTTGTAAAGCACAAACTCCTCCAGTCTGAATTTGGAAGGGTAGCCATGTCCTCAGCACTTGTGAATGGTGTAATTTCCTGGCTACTTCTCCTCATCAGCTCTGCAATAACTTGTAGTAAACAATTGTTCTTCGTGTCACTGTTGATGGCAGTTTTGTTAGCAGTCTTCTTTTGTTTCGTGGTCCGTCCAGCCATTTTATGGGTGATTAAAGAAACTCAAGAAGGAGAAGAGTTCAGTGAGTCTACTGTCTGTGTTATTCTCACAACGGTTTTATTCTGTGGCTTATTAACCGATGTGTGTGGCCTTAGCTCCTTTTATGGTGCATTTATGTTTGGACTAATCATTCCAAAAGATGTTCTTGGGGACAGATTCTTAACTGTGCTTCAGGGTTTTGTCTCAGACCTATTACTGCCGCTTTTCTATTGTAGTGTTGGAATGAGAACTCATGTTGATAGCTCGACCATCCATGATAAAAACGATTGGACGTTGATGTTGCAAGTGACTTTTCTGTCTTTTCTACCCAAGCTTATTACCACTTTGGCTGTTTCCTACTTCTACAAGATCCCCTTCAGAGAAGGAATAGCGCTTGGTGTCCTTATGAACGCCAAAGGCATTCTTGCACCAATGGCATTGAATTGGGGATACGACCATTTA GCTCTGAACCGACAGGGATATACCATGATGATTTTGCCCATTGCTCTGATGACTGTTGTAGCATCACCAATACTGGGATATCTCTACAAACCAACAAAGCATTTCTTACCAAGCAAGCACAGGACTCTTCAGAAATTGAGGCCAGATGCAGAGCTACGACTCCTAGCATGCATTCATGAATTACAGACTGTTCCAGGGATCATAacactccttgaagtttctaATGCAACAAAAAGATCTCCGATTTTCTTGTTTGCCGTCCAACTGATTCGATTAGCCAAACACACCACAGCTTTGCTAATTGAGCATGGTCCTGGAGGTTTTGGCTCTCAAAGTAGCCGCAGCTTCGATGGACAAACGGACCAAGTGATTGCGGCCTTCGAGAAGTTAGAGGAAGCAAACAACATGTTCTCAGTTCAACCACTAACTGCCATGTCTGATTATGGGTCGATGCATGAAGATGTCTGCAGCATTGCAGAAGACAAACGAGTCACCCTCATACTTTTACCCTTTCACAAGCGTCAAACGATCCACAACCAAATGGAGGATGTGAACCCTGCCTACAAAGACATGAACGATAATATACTAGCAAATGCACCATGTTCAGTTGGCATTCTTGTCGATCGTGGCATTGGGATCTCGTTCAGGAAAGAGGACGACAATGATGATGGGACAATTCGTGTTTGTATGATATACATTGGAGGAGATGATGACAGAGAGGCTCTGACCTACGCCTGGCGAATGGCAGGGCATCCGAGGGCAACACTAACAGTAATTCAATTTTCAGCCAGTGAAAGTGCAGCCAGCAATATAGAACCTCATGATTTTGCACAAGATGGTGGTAAGGTTGCCTCAGCAACAGTGGATATTGCAACAGAAAAGCAGCTAGATGCTGATTTCATTTCTGATTTTAGGCAAAAATCAGTAGAGAAAGAGAAGGTTACATATTTAGAAAAGGAATCAAACAATGGGGCAGAAACTGTTTCAATCATAAAATCTTTGGCTGAAAGCTATGATTTATTTGTGGTAGGAAGAGGACTTGGAATGTCATCCCCTCTAAAGTCAGGATTAGATGACTGGAGTGACTTCCCAGAATTGGGATCAATTGGGGATCTTCTCATATCATCAGATTTCCCGTCAACAACTTCTGTGTTGGTAGTGCAACAACATGTTGAAAAGAATCCCAAGAAAGGTCGCCAGTCCTCATCAATCACAAGTCGTGGgcataaaagatag